The Pocillopora verrucosa isolate sample1 chromosome 2, ASM3666991v2, whole genome shotgun sequence genome has a segment encoding these proteins:
- the LOC131787010 gene encoding adenosine receptor A2a-like, with protein sequence MEKWLGFFGWLFSVSTAVGNGFVIFLVAKKRRLHSSANWLVLSLAMADFLVGAVAYPLAYFCTSLGCNFKLYTPFFWFFVHSSVTNLCALTWNRYSYIVYPFSYKSSVTERRTKTVILSAWLVPFAIFLTLLVGLYIAKSNTALIVLRLTGVSAFDLISGALLLYTVVRIFRVARMQAYREFSVKLQVQSTQTFCEETSIPKHQRQNKAHFVIAIVILFFLCHLAVNGMILWVMFSTRVVHEAAQGVQLLLIINSAVNPFVYAFLKSDIRIEITKLITNHRSTQFLSSLSRTSSSPAHA encoded by the coding sequence ATGGAAAAGTGGTTAGGTTTTTTCGGTTGGCTCTTTTCAGTTTCTACAGCCGTGGGAAATGGCTTTGTGATCTTTCTCGTCGCCAAAAAACGCCGACTTCATTCCTCAGCCAACTGGTTGGTTCTTTCCCTGGCAATGGCCGATTTTTTGGTCGGAGCTGTTGCTTATCCACTGGCCTATTTTTGTACTAGCTTAGGTTGTAACTTCAAATTGTACACACCATTTTTCTGGTTCTTTGTGCACTCTTCGGTAACGAATCTTTGCGCATTGACATGGAATCGTTACTCCTACATCGTATACCCTTTCAGCTACAAAAGTTCCGTGACTGAGAGACGCACAAAAACGGTTATCTTGTCGGCATGGTTGGTCCCCTTCGCGATTTTTCTGACCCTTTTGGTGGGTTTATACATTGCGAAGTCGAACACCGCGCTAATAGTTCTTCGATTGACAGGTGTTTCGGCATTCGATTTAATATCAGGTGCGTTGCTTTTATACACAGTTGTTCGTATATTCAGAGTCGCACGTATGCAGGCTTACAGGGAATTTTCTGTCAAGCTACAAGTGCAGTCTACCCAAACATTTTGTGAAGAAACAAGTATTCCCAAACATCAGAGGCAGAACAAAGCGCACTTCGTGATTGCCATCGTTATTTTATTCTTCCTCTGCCACTTAGCTGTAAATGGAATGATTTTGTGGGTTATGTTCTCTACTCGTGTCGTACATGAGGCTGCACAAGGAGTCCAGCTTCTGCTAATTATAAACTCGGCGGTAAATCCTTTCGTTTACGCGTTTTTAAAAAGTGACATCAGGATTGAGATAACAAAGCTGATCACTAATCATAGGTCCACACAATTCCTTTCCAGTCTTTCTAGGACCTCTAGTTCGCCTGCGCATGCGTAA